A DNA window from Agarivorans sp. TSD2052 contains the following coding sequences:
- the glnE gene encoding bifunctional [glutamate--ammonia ligase]-adenylyl-L-tyrosine phosphorylase/[glutamate--ammonia-ligase] adenylyltransferase: MSNNSPLQPELEALALKSWERLVELQPSLLTTLSQQQQRQTQAVFAISDFIARSCISQPSMLVDIWQNNLLDEILNETQMRQQLSQNLAEQINDDGAKKVLRQFRRLQMVLIAWRDLMLGQAASDSFVQVSAVADSSVDCANQWLYQRCCSESGTPMDAEGNAQPLVVIGMGKLGGRELNFSSDIDLIFCFPENGETQGGRRSIANQQFFIRMGQRLIQLIDQPTADGFVFRVDMRLRPFGDSGPLAVSYAAFEDYYQHHGRDWERYAMVKARVINQDLRYDQDIQAMLKPYVYRRYIDFSAIQALRSMKAMINSEIRRKGLRDNIKLGSGGIREIEFIAQTFQLIRGGREPVLQTRSLLMALSQLSEHGELTLEQTKLLREHYLYLRQVENILQQIDDQQTQTLPSSSIDQQRIAWVMGAVSWDDFYQQLQVRLAEVNLCFQSAIGEEEQNEQPAGQEYDDLWHCGADREALASLMDRHVCSAEEQLRRVETMYHFMHAVEHRHIGQRGRQTLERLMPSLLQQLFEHPKTSLVLPRVMVLLERILSRTAYLELLAENPASLQQLLRLCAGSAMLAEKLASFPILLDELLDPKLLYNPASPDSYAQQLREFMLRIPPDDMEQQMEALRQFKQIQQLRITAADIAGALPLMKVSDHLTAVAEVIVDAVVEQAWSQMVERHGYPEHLSEQQRGFAVVGYGKIGGIETGYSSDLDLVFLHNSDSSTYTNGAKQIDSKQFYLKLAQRIMHLFNTRTASGVLYELDMRLRPSGASGLLVSAIEAFEQYQLKEAWTWEHQALVRARVIYGDKDLAQRFEQVRHGILSIARQPAELAAQVTQMRTKMRDHLSRETHEVIDLKQSAGGMVDIEFIAQYLVLLNTQQFPELSQWTDNVRIFESCARVGLLDEGQAKGLSQCYLDIRDECHRCGLQGLPRLANKQDFALDLSVVVATWQQLIVH; encoded by the coding sequence ATGTCAAATAATTCACCCCTTCAACCCGAACTAGAAGCCTTGGCGCTTAAGTCTTGGGAGCGCCTTGTAGAGTTACAACCGAGCTTGCTAACTACGCTTAGTCAGCAACAACAGCGGCAAACCCAGGCAGTGTTTGCCATTAGTGACTTTATTGCTCGCAGTTGTATAAGCCAGCCCTCTATGCTGGTGGATATTTGGCAGAATAACTTGTTGGATGAGATTCTAAATGAAACTCAAATGCGTCAACAGCTTAGCCAAAACTTGGCGGAGCAAATAAATGATGACGGCGCTAAAAAAGTCTTACGTCAATTCCGCCGTTTACAGATGGTTCTGATCGCGTGGCGTGATTTGATGCTCGGGCAAGCGGCCAGTGACAGTTTTGTTCAAGTGTCGGCGGTGGCTGACAGTAGTGTTGATTGTGCAAACCAGTGGTTATATCAGCGCTGTTGTTCTGAATCTGGTACCCCCATGGACGCCGAGGGCAATGCCCAACCTTTGGTGGTGATAGGTATGGGCAAGTTAGGGGGGCGCGAGCTTAACTTCTCTTCTGATATAGACCTTATTTTTTGTTTCCCCGAAAACGGCGAGACCCAAGGCGGTCGCCGCAGTATTGCTAATCAGCAATTTTTTATTCGCATGGGACAGCGCTTAATTCAGTTGATTGATCAACCAACGGCAGATGGCTTTGTATTTAGGGTTGATATGCGCTTGCGACCGTTTGGTGACTCCGGCCCTTTGGCGGTGAGTTACGCTGCATTTGAAGACTACTATCAGCACCATGGCCGTGATTGGGAACGTTATGCCATGGTAAAAGCGCGGGTCATTAATCAAGATTTACGCTATGACCAAGATATACAAGCCATGCTAAAGCCTTACGTTTATCGGCGGTATATTGATTTCAGTGCGATACAAGCCTTGCGTTCGATGAAGGCGATGATCAATTCAGAGATCCGCCGCAAAGGCTTACGCGACAATATTAAACTGGGCTCGGGTGGGATCCGCGAAATTGAGTTTATTGCGCAAACTTTCCAGTTAATTCGAGGCGGTAGAGAGCCGGTGCTGCAAACTCGCTCGTTGTTAATGGCTTTGTCACAGTTAAGTGAACATGGCGAGTTAACGCTAGAGCAAACTAAGTTGTTGCGTGAACACTATCTTTACTTACGTCAGGTTGAAAACATTCTGCAGCAAATCGACGACCAACAAACCCAAACTTTACCCAGTTCGTCGATTGATCAGCAGCGTATTGCTTGGGTCATGGGCGCCGTCAGTTGGGATGATTTTTATCAGCAGCTACAAGTGCGTCTCGCTGAGGTTAACTTGTGTTTCCAAAGTGCGATTGGTGAAGAAGAGCAAAACGAGCAGCCAGCGGGTCAAGAATACGATGATTTGTGGCACTGTGGTGCCGATCGTGAGGCCTTGGCCAGCCTGATGGATAGACATGTATGTAGTGCTGAAGAGCAGCTGCGGCGTGTAGAAACTATGTATCACTTCATGCATGCGGTTGAGCATAGACACATTGGTCAGCGGGGCCGGCAAACCCTAGAAAGACTGATGCCAAGTTTGCTTCAGCAGTTGTTTGAACATCCCAAAACCAGTCTGGTGCTACCGCGCGTTATGGTATTGCTAGAGCGTATTTTGTCGCGCACCGCATACTTGGAGTTATTGGCCGAAAACCCAGCATCATTACAGCAGTTATTAAGGCTGTGTGCGGGTAGCGCTATGTTGGCTGAAAAGCTCGCCAGTTTCCCTATCTTATTAGATGAATTGCTCGACCCTAAATTGTTGTATAACCCCGCTAGTCCAGACAGTTATGCCCAACAGTTACGTGAATTTATGCTGCGCATACCCCCAGATGATATGGAACAACAGATGGAGGCATTACGTCAGTTTAAGCAAATTCAACAGTTAAGGATAACCGCGGCCGATATCGCGGGGGCCTTGCCATTGATGAAGGTGAGCGATCACTTAACCGCAGTGGCTGAAGTAATTGTCGATGCAGTTGTAGAGCAGGCGTGGTCACAAATGGTAGAGCGTCATGGTTACCCCGAGCACTTGAGTGAGCAGCAGCGCGGATTTGCGGTAGTAGGTTATGGCAAAATTGGCGGCATCGAAACGGGTTATAGTTCTGACTTAGATTTGGTGTTTTTACACAATAGCGACAGCAGTACTTATACCAATGGCGCTAAACAAATTGATAGTAAACAGTTTTATTTAAAGCTGGCACAGCGGATTATGCATTTGTTTAATACGCGCACCGCCTCTGGCGTGTTGTATGAATTGGATATGCGCTTACGCCCCTCTGGTGCGTCTGGCTTGTTGGTATCGGCTATCGAGGCATTTGAGCAGTACCAACTTAAAGAAGCGTGGACTTGGGAGCATCAAGCCCTAGTGCGGGCTAGAGTGATTTATGGTGACAAAGACTTGGCACAGCGTTTTGAGCAGGTACGCCATGGGATTTTGTCGATAGCCCGTCAACCTGCTGAGTTAGCCGCACAGGTAACCCAAATGCGCACTAAAATGCGTGACCATCTAAGCCGTGAAACTCACGAGGTGATTGATCTAAAACAGTCAGCGGGTGGCATGGTAGATATCGAGTTTATTGCTCAGTATTTGGTTTTGCTTAATACTCAGCAGTTTCCAGAATTGAGCCAGTGGACTGACAATGTTCGTATATTCGAGAGTTGTGCGCGGGTCGGGTTGCTTGATGAAGGTCAAGCTAAAGGTTTGTCTCAGTGTTATTTAGACATTCGCGATGAGTGTCATCGCTGTGGCTTGCAAGGCTTGCCTCGTTTGGCGAATAAACAAGATTTTGCTTTAGACTTGAGTGTAGTAGTGGCTACTTGGCAGCAACTAATCGTTCATTAA
- a CDS encoding YdcF family protein: MLSAFALKKILITLIMPSTALVILLLLGLLFMLVGRRFLGRSLIGFSLVTTLLLSLYPISGAMLHYWERQYSGLTRLPADSDLIVVLGCLHYQDDNQPLSSQILPCGVVKVVEAVRLWRQNPSVSILLSGGDIEGSGVQHADMLAALAESLGVPKSQLIRSYHNQDTATEVTRLANTYTDQSMVLVTQASHMPRAMSWFARYDLQVVAAPTYYQVRNWQKPFTWRSFVPRLSHIAKADTAVYETLANFWLRLKS, encoded by the coding sequence GTGCTAAGCGCATTTGCTCTTAAAAAAATCCTGATTACTCTGATTATGCCTAGCACGGCTTTAGTCATATTGCTGTTATTGGGCTTGCTCTTTATGCTGGTCGGGCGGCGCTTTCTAGGGCGAAGCTTAATTGGCTTTTCCTTAGTCACTACCTTGTTGTTAAGTTTGTATCCGATTAGCGGTGCAATGCTGCATTACTGGGAAAGGCAGTATTCAGGCTTAACCCGCTTGCCCGCTGATAGCGACTTAATCGTGGTCTTAGGCTGCTTACACTATCAAGATGATAACCAACCGCTATCTAGTCAAATTTTGCCCTGTGGGGTGGTGAAGGTGGTTGAAGCTGTGCGCCTATGGCGACAAAACCCTTCGGTAAGTATATTACTCTCTGGCGGCGACATAGAAGGCAGTGGCGTACAACATGCCGATATGCTGGCCGCATTGGCGGAGTCTTTAGGCGTACCAAAATCCCAATTAATCCGCAGCTATCATAATCAGGATACCGCTACCGAAGTGACTCGGCTGGCTAATACTTATACTGATCAATCGATGGTGCTGGTGACCCAAGCTTCACATATGCCTAGAGCGATGTCTTGGTTTGCAAGGTATGATTTACAGGTTGTCGCCGCGCCGACTTACTATCAAGTTAGAAATTGGCAAAAGCCATTCACCTGGCGCTCCTTTGTTCCTCGTTTAAGTCACATCGCTAAAGCCGATACCGCTGTTTATGAGACTTTAGCAAATTTTTGGCTGCGGCTGAAAAGCTGA
- a CDS encoding potassium channel family protein encodes MKTNVNAFDLAIMLLSIIAIGIVSCLFFYPTDSELRSLLVTLDTLICCVFIAHFFSKMLRSNNPKRYFQHHWIDLLASIPMVEPLRFLRFIHAYKLISAISKQRQLFKKLLSRRIESTLAMILLIIFLIVLAGSVGILLAEGGEGGQIQNSGEALWWAIVTVSTVGYGDFVPVTDAGRILASIMIFTGVGFFGAISGLMSALLLRDDATKETRLERLIQQHQAEQKMLREQLSLIQKQLKKMQQRDKD; translated from the coding sequence ATGAAAACCAACGTAAATGCCTTCGACTTGGCGATCATGCTGCTATCAATCATCGCTATTGGTATTGTCAGCTGCCTATTTTTCTACCCCACTGACTCCGAATTACGTTCTTTACTGGTCACCTTGGATACCCTAATTTGCTGTGTTTTCATTGCCCATTTCTTTAGCAAAATGCTACGTAGTAATAACCCTAAACGTTATTTTCAGCATCATTGGATAGATTTATTAGCCAGTATCCCTATGGTTGAACCTTTGCGCTTTCTGCGTTTCATTCACGCCTACAAGTTAATAAGTGCTATCTCAAAGCAACGGCAGCTGTTTAAAAAATTACTTAGCCGAAGAATTGAATCCACCTTGGCGATGATTCTACTGATTATCTTTTTAATCGTTTTAGCGGGTTCGGTGGGGATTTTATTGGCCGAAGGGGGAGAAGGCGGACAGATACAAAACTCAGGAGAAGCACTTTGGTGGGCGATAGTCACGGTCTCCACCGTCGGTTATGGCGACTTTGTGCCCGTCACCGATGCAGGGCGGATTCTCGCCAGTATCATGATTTTCACCGGCGTTGGCTTTTTTGGCGCGATATCAGGCTTAATGTCGGCGCTATTACTTCGTGATGACGCCACTAAAGAAACGAGGCTAGAGCGCTTAATTCAACAACACCAAGCCGAACAAAAAATGCTGCGAGAGCAATTAAGTTTGATCCAGAAGCAACTCAAAAAAATGCAGCAGCGAGATAAAGATTAA
- a CDS encoding general secretion pathway protein GspB: protein MSSILTAQRRHQPDEAVSLVAPSRVNPLVLALISSGLTLALGALALWWWMGHQQPENQVTTPAVTVAPVNPPVLKVSTIEPNPLAFELMPLPEFNDLKKVDLLTLRQQRFDQLLAQQTNQTNQTEIVEGSPNAPASNAVAERTVQQAPIVTPQKSQPLAPADDANLAERFAAAVEATQVLEWQEETDTVAYDEAPMLGALSPEMQKLVPAITFNSHVFSSDPARRYVTFNNKQLLEGDLLNNNIEIVAIRLDDVVLRVAGHLCRLKALSDWG from the coding sequence ATGTCTAGTATTTTAACGGCGCAGCGCCGTCATCAACCAGATGAAGCTGTCAGCTTGGTGGCTCCTTCTAGGGTTAATCCTTTAGTGTTAGCCTTAATCAGCTCGGGGTTAACCTTGGCTTTAGGAGCGTTGGCGCTATGGTGGTGGATGGGGCATCAACAGCCTGAGAACCAAGTTACTACGCCTGCAGTGACTGTTGCGCCGGTTAACCCGCCGGTGCTTAAAGTCTCGACTATCGAGCCCAATCCCTTAGCCTTTGAACTGATGCCCTTGCCCGAATTTAACGATTTAAAGAAGGTAGATTTACTGACTTTACGCCAACAACGATTTGACCAGCTATTGGCACAACAAACAAACCAAACAAACCAAACAGAGATTGTCGAGGGTTCGCCTAACGCACCTGCAAGTAATGCTGTTGCTGAGCGTACGGTTCAACAAGCACCTATTGTTACGCCGCAAAAAAGTCAGCCCTTAGCGCCTGCCGATGATGCCAACTTAGCAGAGCGTTTTGCAGCAGCCGTAGAGGCTACCCAAGTATTAGAGTGGCAGGAAGAAACCGATACCGTCGCTTACGATGAAGCGCCCATGCTAGGGGCATTGTCTCCTGAGATGCAAAAACTGGTACCGGCTATTACCTTTAACTCGCATGTCTTTTCTTCTGATCCTGCCCGTCGATACGTTACGTTTAACAATAAGCAGTTACTAGAAGGGGACTTACTTAATAACAACATTGAGATCGTTGCTATTCGTTTAGACGATGTCGTGCTGAGGGTGGCTGGCCATTTGTGCCGCCTAAAGGCGCTATCAGACTGGGGTTAA
- a CDS encoding inorganic phosphate transporter: protein MEILATYGTTLIIIAAVFGFVMAWGIGANDVANAMGTSVGSNAITIKQAIFIAMIFEFAGAYLAGGAVTNTVRKGIIDSSAFTQTPELLVFGMIAALLAAGTWLLIASYNGWPVSTTHSIIGAIVGFAAVGVGTEAVEWAKVGGIVGSWIITPAISGVFAYLIFVSAQKLIFDHDNPLAAAKRYVPVYMFLAGFMMALVTIKKGLKHVGLEMSGAEGYIWAIIIGLLVAVVGKIIISRLKIDPKADRQMHYTNVEKVFAVLMVITACCMAFAHGSNDVANAIGPLAAVVSVVSNDGEIGAKAALAWWILPLGGLGIVAGLALFGHRVIATIGKGITHLTPSRGFAAELAAATTVVVASGTGLPISTTQTLVGAVLGVGMARGIAALNLGVVRSIVVSWVVTLPAGAALSIVFYYIMLGIFG, encoded by the coding sequence ATGGAAATTCTTGCAACTTACGGCACTACGCTGATTATTATTGCGGCCGTTTTTGGCTTTGTGATGGCTTGGGGTATTGGTGCTAATGATGTAGCCAATGCTATGGGTACGTCTGTAGGCTCAAACGCTATCACTATTAAACAAGCGATTTTTATCGCTATGATCTTTGAATTTGCTGGTGCTTATTTGGCTGGCGGTGCAGTAACTAATACTGTGCGTAAGGGGATCATTGATTCAAGCGCGTTCACTCAAACACCTGAATTACTGGTATTTGGTATGATCGCAGCCTTATTGGCAGCAGGTACTTGGCTATTGATTGCTTCGTATAATGGTTGGCCAGTATCAACCACTCACTCTATCATCGGCGCTATTGTTGGCTTCGCAGCCGTAGGCGTAGGTACAGAAGCGGTTGAATGGGCCAAAGTAGGGGGCATTGTAGGTAGCTGGATTATTACTCCTGCCATCTCAGGGGTATTTGCTTATCTTATCTTTGTCAGCGCTCAAAAACTGATTTTTGACCATGACAACCCCTTAGCCGCAGCCAAGCGTTATGTGCCTGTGTACATGTTCTTAGCTGGCTTTATGATGGCACTTGTAACCATCAAGAAGGGCCTTAAGCACGTCGGCTTAGAAATGAGCGGTGCAGAGGGATACATTTGGGCAATAATTATTGGTCTATTGGTCGCGGTGGTGGGTAAAATCATCATTAGTCGCTTAAAAATCGACCCTAAAGCTGACCGTCAAATGCACTACACCAACGTAGAGAAAGTGTTTGCGGTATTAATGGTTATTACCGCCTGTTGTATGGCGTTTGCCCACGGCTCTAATGACGTAGCTAACGCTATCGGTCCATTAGCAGCAGTAGTCAGCGTAGTCAGTAACGATGGTGAAATTGGTGCTAAAGCAGCCCTAGCTTGGTGGATATTACCTCTAGGTGGCTTAGGTATCGTTGCGGGTTTAGCACTATTTGGTCATCGAGTGATCGCCACTATTGGTAAAGGTATTACTCACCTAACGCCTAGTCGTGGCTTTGCAGCTGAATTAGCAGCAGCCACCACAGTGGTCGTTGCATCAGGTACCGGTTTACCTATTTCAACCACCCAAACCTTAGTCGGTGCGGTATTAGGTGTAGGTATGGCTCGTGGTATTGCTGCGCTAAACTTAGGCGTAGTACGTAGTATCGTGGTTTCTTGGGTTGTTACTCTGCCTGCAGGTGCGGCTCTTTCTATCGTGTTTTACTACATCATGCTGGGTATTTTTGGCTAG
- a CDS encoding acyltransferase family protein, protein MRVESLTFFRFIAALIVVIFHFGDATGFEGALIAGPEMVTFFFVLSGFVMSISHFERDIKTRSYLWARVSRIVPIYMVGILLVIGLDFYHNTPIWWSALLLNVTFLQSWVSPYPLSINYPGWSLSVEAFFYLSFPFILLYIKKNKCSVKSLAICSAVYWLITQTILTYALSKETNSAYSSLLNDLIYYFPASHLCSFLIGISGGIWLLHNRSNKSNDTIGSTRLPIASAVTIVLVLDNKEHLVDVIGFAVPFSSSFLAPLFLIFIISLSLCQSTLASFFSRKPLVLLGEASFSLYILQVPVHKLYTMLSSKFFITSPLINFLTYLISLVFISILTFLYFEKPSNNFLRYQLPKLLNMGARDRKK, encoded by the coding sequence ATGCGGGTTGAATCACTCACCTTTTTTAGATTTATTGCTGCATTAATAGTGGTTATATTCCACTTTGGTGATGCCACGGGGTTTGAAGGGGCATTAATAGCGGGACCGGAAATGGTCACGTTTTTCTTTGTTCTATCTGGCTTCGTCATGTCCATATCGCATTTTGAACGAGATATTAAGACCCGCTCTTATTTATGGGCAAGGGTATCGCGAATAGTGCCTATTTACATGGTGGGGATACTTTTAGTAATAGGCTTGGATTTCTACCACAATACACCTATATGGTGGTCAGCATTATTGTTAAATGTTACTTTTCTACAATCGTGGGTTTCGCCATATCCACTCTCTATTAATTACCCTGGATGGTCACTATCAGTAGAGGCGTTTTTCTATTTAAGCTTTCCGTTCATTTTACTGTATATCAAGAAGAATAAGTGCTCTGTAAAGTCCTTAGCTATATGCTCAGCCGTTTATTGGCTGATAACCCAAACCATATTAACTTATGCTTTATCCAAAGAGACAAACAGCGCTTATTCCTCACTATTAAATGATTTAATTTACTACTTCCCTGCTTCTCATCTATGCAGCTTTTTAATTGGCATTTCAGGTGGAATATGGCTACTTCACAACAGATCTAACAAATCGAACGATACAATCGGATCTACGCGCCTTCCTATCGCATCAGCCGTGACCATCGTATTGGTGCTAGATAATAAGGAACACTTGGTAGACGTTATTGGGTTTGCAGTGCCGTTTAGCTCGAGCTTTTTAGCACCTTTATTTTTGATCTTTATTATTTCATTATCACTTTGTCAGTCAACGCTAGCCAGCTTTTTCAGCAGAAAACCTTTGGTGTTACTTGGTGAGGCGAGTTTTTCACTTTATATTCTTCAAGTTCCAGTACATAAACTATATACGATGCTTTCCTCTAAATTTTTTATCACATCGCCACTAATAAACTTTCTAACATACCTAATATCGTTAGTATTTATCTCTATTTTGACTTTTTTGTATTTTGAAAAGCCATCCAATAATTTTTTAAGATATCAACTACCGAAATTACTCAATATGGGAGCTAGGGACCGCAAAAAATAA
- a CDS encoding TIGR00153 family protein, whose translation MSGNTILGLFAKSPIKPLEEHINVVHECCEGLVPFFDAVLNKDWKAAAKRRRDISNLEKEADRMKREIRLNLPGGIFMPVERSDVLELLTHQDRIANKAKDISGRMLGRKMELPPKLAEMFMAYLARCLDATGKAKEVINELEDLLETGFKGREVDIVKQLVQELDLIEDETDAQQIKIRRKLQKLEKKLDPIDAMFLYFIIEAIGELADQAQRVGARLELMIYR comes from the coding sequence ATGTCCGGAAATACAATTCTAGGTTTGTTTGCAAAATCGCCAATTAAACCTTTAGAAGAACATATCAATGTAGTGCACGAATGTTGTGAAGGTTTAGTACCTTTTTTCGATGCTGTGTTAAATAAAGATTGGAAAGCGGCAGCTAAGCGCCGTAGAGACATCTCTAACTTAGAGAAAGAAGCCGATCGCATGAAGCGTGAAATCCGTTTAAACCTGCCGGGTGGGATTTTCATGCCCGTTGAACGTTCAGACGTGCTAGAGCTGCTAACCCATCAAGATAGAATTGCCAATAAAGCAAAAGATATTTCGGGCAGAATGCTTGGTCGTAAAATGGAGTTACCACCAAAACTAGCAGAGATGTTCATGGCTTACTTAGCCCGTTGCTTAGATGCAACAGGCAAAGCAAAAGAAGTGATCAACGAGCTAGAAGATCTGCTTGAGACCGGCTTTAAAGGCCGTGAAGTAGACATTGTTAAACAATTGGTTCAAGAACTCGATCTAATCGAAGATGAAACCGATGCCCAGCAAATCAAGATTCGTCGTAAGTTACAGAAGCTAGAGAAAAAACTAGACCCTATCGACGCAATGTTCCTATATTTCATCATTGAAGCTATCGGCGAACTCGCTGACCAAGCTCAGCGTGTTGGTGCACGTTTAGAATTGATGATTTATCGCTAA
- a CDS encoding CYTH and CHAD domain-containing protein, with translation MNNEIEIKLLANPQCASVLLERLAQYSVLQTEIKTLTSVYFDTPDHQLMRWGMGLRIRSGDGDDVQTLKTNGVVVGGLHQRPEYNTVVKSNQPQLYLFDQLEWPADANLNQLNNLLAPLFTTTFSRQTWLLDLDNDTLIEVAFDQGSLTANTDQEAICEIELELVKGDVAQLFELAKDIATIEGLRLANISKAKRGYLLATTHSESVKPLVAVPLNDANNTAESLTLIFLTALEHWQYHEQLFVERPSLAALEQLSLAVQMLCQACKMFSELNLVECPWLAELRWLRQQFSWINQANSLSRLTAERGALIKKLPQQRSLLKSLQQQQLALPQSEQVIQLLHSTRYCNLMLKITRWLYESQWQKNQQLQSQNIRQVATEVLDTSWSKLRKSELAAPEVNADTYIKQAIKLRRNLLVGICVGELFEADSRQEFRLPWVDILSGIDELSLFKPLRDILPNLDQEQQKPIEKWMRRKEQSLLEAIEFSRQQALQQAVYW, from the coding sequence ATGAACAATGAAATTGAAATCAAGCTCTTAGCTAACCCTCAATGTGCGTCGGTTTTGCTAGAACGGCTTGCACAGTATAGTGTGCTACAGACAGAAATAAAAACCTTAACCAGTGTTTATTTTGATACACCTGACCATCAATTAATGCGCTGGGGCATGGGTTTACGTATTCGCAGTGGTGATGGCGATGATGTTCAAACCTTAAAAACCAACGGTGTGGTGGTTGGGGGCCTTCATCAGCGGCCTGAATATAACACGGTTGTTAAGTCTAACCAGCCGCAACTGTATTTGTTTGACCAGCTAGAATGGCCAGCCGACGCGAATCTTAATCAGCTAAATAATTTGCTTGCCCCCTTATTTACGACTACCTTTTCCCGTCAAACGTGGTTACTTGATCTCGATAACGACACTTTAATCGAGGTGGCCTTTGATCAAGGTTCGCTCACGGCCAATACCGATCAAGAAGCAATATGTGAAATAGAGTTAGAGTTAGTGAAAGGTGATGTTGCCCAGCTCTTTGAGTTAGCTAAAGACATTGCAACCATAGAAGGCCTGCGTTTAGCTAACATAAGCAAAGCAAAACGCGGTTATTTATTGGCGACTACGCATAGCGAAAGTGTCAAGCCACTGGTGGCGGTGCCTCTAAATGACGCAAACAACACTGCTGAATCGCTGACCCTGATCTTTTTAACCGCGCTGGAGCATTGGCAATATCATGAACAGCTTTTTGTTGAGCGCCCCAGCTTAGCCGCCTTAGAGCAGTTATCGCTAGCAGTACAAATGTTGTGTCAAGCGTGTAAGATGTTTAGTGAGTTAAACTTGGTAGAGTGCCCTTGGTTAGCCGAGCTGCGTTGGCTACGCCAGCAGTTCAGTTGGATTAATCAGGCCAATAGCTTATCTCGTTTAACGGCCGAGCGCGGGGCTCTAATAAAAAAACTCCCTCAGCAACGTTCCTTATTAAAATCTCTTCAGCAACAGCAGTTGGCCTTGCCGCAATCTGAGCAAGTAATTCAGCTGTTACATAGCACCCGCTACTGCAATTTAATGTTAAAAATCACCCGTTGGTTATATGAAAGCCAATGGCAAAAAAATCAGCAGCTGCAATCGCAGAATATTCGTCAGGTGGCAACAGAAGTATTAGATACCAGTTGGTCTAAGCTACGTAAGTCAGAGTTAGCCGCGCCTGAAGTCAATGCCGATACCTATATAAAGCAAGCCATTAAGCTTAGGCGTAACCTATTAGTAGGTATTTGTGTGGGTGAACTGTTTGAAGCCGACTCTCGGCAAGAGTTTAGATTGCCATGGGTTGATATACTGTCTGGTATTGATGAACTTAGTTTGTTCAAGCCCTTGCGCGATATATTGCCCAATTTAGACCAAGAGCAACAAAAGCCGATAGAAAAATGGATGCGTAGAAAAGAACAGTCTTTACTTGAGGCTATCGAGTTTTCTCGACAACAAGCTCTACAACAAGCGGTATATTGGTAG
- a CDS encoding TIGR04211 family SH3 domain-containing protein: MIVRNLSAAVLSLALAFPVIAQTRYISDDLFIFLHSGPSNQFRILGSVNAGTKINQVDYNAENKYAKVVLENGREGWVEAKYLNRTPGLAAQLQQVKTQLETSENQRKQQLEDSGNATAEQSAQIEAQAVQIEQLQVTNDQLNEQLNQISEQNSSLQHELDTKDEAVQMQWFMRGGAVAGIGLLLGVLLPMIPRRKKRDQQWM; this comes from the coding sequence GTGATCGTCAGAAACTTATCTGCTGCTGTTTTATCGCTTGCCCTCGCCTTTCCTGTCATCGCCCAAACTCGATATATTTCCGATGACTTATTTATTTTTCTCCACTCTGGTCCTAGTAATCAATTTCGTATTTTAGGCAGTGTTAACGCTGGCACCAAAATCAACCAAGTTGACTACAACGCGGAAAACAAATACGCCAAAGTGGTCTTAGAGAACGGCCGAGAAGGCTGGGTAGAGGCTAAATACTTAAATCGCACACCGGGTCTTGCCGCTCAATTGCAACAAGTGAAAACGCAATTGGAAACCAGTGAGAACCAAAGAAAGCAGCAGCTTGAAGACAGTGGCAACGCCACAGCAGAGCAAAGCGCACAGATTGAAGCGCAAGCTGTACAAATTGAACAGCTACAAGTCACTAACGACCAGCTTAACGAACAGTTAAACCAAATCAGTGAGCAAAACAGTAGCTTACAGCACGAGCTAGACACCAAAGATGAAGCAGTGCAAATGCAATGGTTCATGCGTGGCGGGGCCGTGGCTGGTATAGGCTTACTACTTGGTGTATTACTGCCAATGATTCCTCGTCGTAAAAAACGCGATCAGCAGTGGATGTAA